The segment GAATTTTACAATGATCAGGGTTACAAGAAAAAGAAGGTAGAAGCTCAGAAAATAGAGGGCGACTCTTGCCATTATGGTCATCTTTATCCGCGGCATGGCATACCTCTTTACTTTTCCGGTTCAGGCTGCATAAGATCGCTGTAACTGATGACGCCGAGCAGATGATCCTGGCCGTCCACCACCGGCAGCATGCGGTACCGGTACTTTGCAAAAATCTCTTCAAGGTCGTCCCGGCCCTTATCCTCTTCGGCTGCCACCACAGATGAGGACATAATATCACCGATGCGCGCGTCGTCCTGGGCAAGCACGATTTCCCGGAGATCCACCACCCCGATAAGCACCCGCTCGGCAGCTATCACGTAGATGTAGGAGATCGTGTCAGGGTCGAGCCCCGACGTCCTGATGGTCTTCAATGCTTCACCGACCGTTGTCTCTTCTGTGAACACCAGGTAATCGGACGACATGAGATCCCGTGCCCTGGCTTCCCGGTCCGATAGCAACTGCTGAATTCTCTTTGCGCTCTCCTCCGGGATGAGCTGCATCAGCTCCGTGACGTCGTCGTGGGGCAGAACCGAGAAAAGGTCGGCCAGCTGCGGGATAGAAAGTTCGGCGAGAATAGCCTGCGCCCTCTCCTTGGGGAGGTCCTCAATCAGTTGCCTCTTCGCGCGCGGTTCCGCATGCATCAGCGATTCCGCCGCTTTTTCAGGATCGAGTGCAGAGAAAAATGCTTCCTGCTCTTCGCCTGAGAGCATC is part of the Syntrophorhabdales bacterium genome and harbors:
- a CDS encoding CBS domain-containing protein, which gives rise to MSVSKDLSFADAISNKEFRFFWFSQLLNRQVETVNGERLGKLSDLVFNLGDPYPGAVGIHIEHGWGKPTEFIPWDKVVDIGKKSIVVQPPPEGSTAYPPFVDQPGWILINEHLMGRTILDTDGRRVEVVNDVQMLESRARLIIIHVDVSFNGFLRKWGLGGLRWITDKLIPWRYVQPFSLEDAVKTDTVSLSVTKEQARELPGEDLADVLEMLSGEEQEAFFSALDPEKAAESLMHAEPRAKRQLIEDLPKERAQAILAELSIPQLADLFSVLPHDDVTELMQLIPEESAKRIQQLLSDREARARDLMSSDYLVFTEETTVGEALKTIRTSGLDPDTISYIYVIAAERVLIGVVDLREIVLAQDDARIGDIMSSSVVAAEEDKGRDDLEEIFAKYRYRMLPVVDGQDHLLGVISYSDLMQPEPEK